The genomic interval GCGGAGGGGGCCCTGAAGCTGTACGTGTTCCAGCGCAACGCCGCCGCCCGCGCCTTCTACGAGCGGCACGGGTTCACCGCCGTCGCATTCGACGACGGTGCCCGCAACGAGGAGAACGAGCCGGACGTGCTCTACCGCTGGGCCTCCGAGGACGGCTGGGCCTCCGAGGACGGCTGAGCCCCTGAGGCCCGCCGGGACCGCGGCGGCGGGTCAGATGACCGGCGGCCGGCCCAGCCGGGTCATCTGCCACACCGTGGACCAGCGCATCGGGCGCCGCTCGCCGCACGGGGTCCGGACGCCCTCGGCGAAGCCGCCCGCCCAGGCGCGCAGGCCCTTCGGGTCGCGGGTGCGGGCGAGGGTGAGCAGGGTCCAGGTGCCGAGGTAGGCGGGGACCAGGGGGAGGGGCAGGTTGCGGCGGGCCAGCCAGACGCGGTTGCGGGCCGTCATCCGGTAGTAGACCGCGTGCCGGGCCGGGGACGTCTTGGGGTGCTGGAGCAGCAGTTCGGGCTCGTACAACACCTTCCAGCCCGCGTCGAGCGCGCGCCAGGCGAGGTCGGTCTCCTCGTGGGTGAAGAAGAACTCGGCGGGCCACGGCCCGGTCTGTTCCAGCATCTTCATGGAGAACGCGTGGCCGCCGCCGAGGAAGGCCGTGACCGGGCCGCCGCGCATGGGGTCGCCCGCCCGGAGCCGGGGTACGTGGCGCCGCTGGGTCTCGCCGTGCTCGTCGGCGATCCGGAAGCCGACGATGCCGAGCCGGTCGTCGGCCGCGAAGAGGTCCCGCACCCGGCGGAAGACGTCCTTCTCGACCAGCAGCCCGTCGTCGTCCAGCTCGATCACCACGTCCACGTCGCCGATCTCGGCGAGCCTGCGCAGACCGGCGTTCCGGCCGCCCGGGCAGCCGAGGTTCTCCGGCAGCTCGATGGTGGTCACCCCGCCGTCGAGGTCCTCCAGGCCGGGGAACGCGGTGAAGTCCGGGAGCGCCGTCCCGTTGCCGATGATCACGAGCCGGGTCGGCCGGACGTCCTGCATGGCGACCGACGCCAGCAGCGCCTCGACCGCCTGCGGGCGGTCCCCCATGGTCACGATGGATACGCCGATGCGTGGTGCGGACAAGTTCGGTACTCCTGGGCTCGACTGCCGTGCGGCTGCTGGTCGGCCGCGGTGCCCGCGATCGTAACGCCTCGGTGTTCAGGGTGCGGTTACCGCCCGGCCATCCACGGGCCCGTCGGTGTTCAGCAGGGCGTACACGGTCATGTCCCGCCGCCGGTCGCCCACCTGCTGCCAGCCGCGCAGCAGCCCCTCCCGCCGGAAACCGACGTCCTCGGCGATCCGGGCGGAGGCGGTGTTCCACGGCTCGATGAAGAGCTGGAGGCGCTGGACGCCGAGGTCGCGCACGGCCCACCCCGTCACCGTACGCAGAGCGGCGCGGGCGACGCCCTGGCCGCGGGCGGGGCTGGTGAGCCAGTAGCCGAGCGAGGCGCGGCCCTCGGGCAGGTCGCGGAGCCAGAGCCCGATCGCGCCGACCGGGCGCCGGTCACGGGAGCGGACGATGGCGAACGGGTATCCGGCGCCGGTGGCCGCGCGCTCCCACTGCCTGCGGACGAACGCCTCGGCGGCCGCGTCCGAGTAGCGGGACGGGATCGTGGTGATGAGCGGGATGTACGGGTCGAGCGAGGCCTCCCGGACCAGCGGGAGGTCGCTCATCTCCCAGGGGCGCAGGACGAAGTCCGGTCCCGCGGACATGCTCGGAACGGTCAACGGCTCGGGCTCGGGCATGTCCGTATCCTCCCGCTGTCGATCCCGTTCCGCCCCCGGGGGAGGAACCCCGCAGGCCGGGGCCGGTTCCCGGGGACGGAACGGGACGGTTCCTGAGGGCGGTCCCGCTCCGCTCACCCCTCCGCCGCTGCCTTCCGGTTCCTCTCGGTCAGGAAGTACCCGGCGAGCAGGGCGCCGGCCAGGACCAGTGCGGAGTTCACGAGGATGGCGGTGGAGACGCCGGACAGGACGGCGTCCGGCCCCGTCGCGGCCCCCGTCCGGGCGGTGACGATCGCGCTCATCACCGGGATGCCGAGGGTGATGCCGACCTGCTGGGTCATCGTCGCCAGTCCGGTGGCCCGCCCCTGCTCCTCGTCGGGCAGGCCGGAGGTGGCCGTGACCATGAAGCCGACGATCATCAGCATGTTGCCCACACCGCCGACAAAGGTGGCGGCCAGCAGCAGCCAGATCCAGGAGCCGGACGTGCCGAGCGCGACGAGGGAGAGCGTGGCGACGGCCTGGACGACCCCGCCCAGCACGATGGCGCGCCGGTTGCCGAACCGGCCCACCGCCCGTCCGCCGAGCATCCCGCCGACGACCGTGCCGACGCCCAGCACGCCGAACGCGAGGCCGGTGGCCAGCGCGGAGTAGCCGAGGACCTCCTGGAGGTACAGGGTGAGCAGGAACACCAGCGAGGTCTCGGTGACGAAGGCGATCAGCCCGGCGGCGTTGCCCCAGACGACGCTCCGCCGCTTCAGGATGTGCATCGGGACGAGCGGTGCGGTGGCGCGCTGCTCGATGCGGACGAACGCGATCAGGAGGGCGACGCCGGCGACCAGGGAGGCCAGCGTGGTGGGGGTGGTCCAGCCGGTCTCGCCGGCCTGGGTGAGCCCGAGGACGAGCAGCAGCAGCCCGCCGGTGACGGTGACCGCGCCGGGCACGTCCAGCCGGGGCCGTCGCTCCGGCCGGGAGTCGGTGATCACGGACGGGGCCAGGATCACGACCAGGGCAGCGACCGGTACGTTGATGAAGAAGGCCCAGCGCCAGGAGAGCAGGTCCGTCAGGAGGCCGCCGAGGATCGCTCCGGCGGTGAATCCGGCAGACATCAGGGCGCCGTTGAGCCCCAGCGCCCGTTCGCGCAGCGGCCCCTCCTTGAACGCGGTGGTCAGCAGCGCGAGCCCGGCGGGGGTGACGGCCGCGGTGGCCAGGCCCTGGAGCACGCGGGCGGCGAGGAGGACCTCGGGCGAGGTGGCGAGGCCGCCGAGCGCGGAGGAGAGCCCGAGGACGACCATGCCGCCGATGAACAGGTTCTTGCGGCCGACGAGGTCGGCGACGCGTCCGAAGAGCAGGGTGAATCCGGCGGCGGCGAGCGCGAAGGACGTGGCGATCCACTGGAGGTGGGCGAGGGAGAATCCGAGCCCCTCCCCGACGACGGGCAGCGCCACGTTCAGGATCGAGAAGTCCACCGCGATCATGAACTGGGAGCCGAGCAGCAGGGCCAGTACGAGCTTCTGGCGTCTCGTCATGCGTGGGCCGGCGGCGCGGGGGGCGGTCGTCGGCCCAGTGGGTGCGGGCGAGGGTGCGGGTGCGGTACGGGACATGGCAGGGCGCCTTCCTGTGCGGCGGATTTCTTAACGGTTCTATGGTTCCGTTAAGGTGCGAGTCACCGTAGCAGGGGGAGCGCTATTAATGGAACTGGAGACCCGTTATGACTTCTGAAGGCGTTGAAGGCGTTGCAGGTGTTGCAGGCGTTGAAGGCGTTGAAAGCTCCGGAGGCTCCGCGAGTCCCGGAGGCTCTGGCGGTGTCGACGCCGACGGTGGGGAGCCGGGCACCGTGCGTCCCGGCGGCCGCACCGCCCGGGTGCGGGAGGCGGTGCTGCGCGCCGCCGGGGACGCGCTGGTCGAGCACGGCTTCGACGGGCTCGACCTGGCCGACGTCGCCCGGCGGGCCGGGGTCGGCAAGACGACCGTCTACCGGCGCTGGTCCGCGCCCGCCGGTCTGGTGGCCGATCTGCTCTCGGACATGGCGGAGCAGTCGCTGCCGCGCGCGGACACCGGGTCACTGGCCGAGGACCTCCGGGTCAACGCCCGCCTCGTGGTCCGGGCGCTGACCGATTCCCGGCAGGGCGCTCTCTTCGCGGCCGTCATCGCCGCCGCCACCTGCGATCCGCGGACCGCCGAGGCCCTGCACCGCTTCTACGCGGTCCGGATCGGGGAGTGGTCCGGCTGTGTCGAGGTGGCGGTCGATCGCGGCGAACTGCCCGCCGGCACGGACCCGGGCGAGGTGATCGCCGCGGTGTCGGCGCCCCTGTACTACCGGCTGCTGGCCAGTGGCGCCCCGCTGGACGAGGCGGCCGCCGACCGGGCCGCCGCCGCCGCGGTCGCCGCCGCGCGCGAAGGGGTCTTCGTACGGGAAGGGGGCTTCGTGCGATGAGGGGGATTCGTGCGACGAGGGGCGTGGGAAGCCCTGGGCGGCGACCGGCTTCGTGGTGCCCGACGGCACGTCGTTAAAGTGCTGGAATGATATTCGGTAAGGCCGGGTTCGGGGGAGTCGTCGCCGACTTCGAGGCGGCGGTGACCGCCGAGGACGCCAAGCGCTCCGGTAAGGCGTTCGTCCGGCTGCAGGAGACCTTCGGGCAGGCCAGGGAGTCGGAGCTGCTGGACGGCGGGCCGCGGCTCGCCGCCGTGCTGGAGCAGGTGCCGCCCGGCCCCCGTGCCGTCGTCGCCATGCTCGTGGGGGCCTGCGTCGAGCGCGGCGCGGACGCCGAGCGCTGCGCGCCGGGAGTGCTGGCCGGGCTGCGATGGGCGCTGGAGCAGGCTCTGGTGTTCTGCGAAGCGTGGACCGGGACCGGGGGCGGCGCGTTCCCCGTTCCGGACGGTGGCGAGCCGGGCCCGGAGCCGGTGGAGCGGGCCGGCGCCGACGCGGCCGCCGGCTGGTGGACCCTTCCCCAGTGGGAGATGGCCGCCGTCGCGCTGCTGAACCACCCCGGTGTGCGGCGGGCGGCAGGCTTCCGGGGCGAGGCGCTGCGGCTGCTCGGTGCGGTGGAACGGGTCTCCGGCACGGAGTTCAAGTCCCTCGCCCACGCGCTCCTGGTGCTGGACGACGAACCGCTCGTCGCCCTCCACCGGTCGAGCGGCACCGGCTACCTCCTGCGGCTCTCCGGCATCGGGGACAACTTCCAGCTGCACACCCTGCTCGCCGACGCGCTCATAGGCGGCGGCCATGTGGAGGGTCACGCGCCCTCGGCGCAGGAGGCGGCCGTCTGCCGGGAGACCCCCGGCCAGGTGGACACGGTGGGCTCCTTCGACCTCGTGGCCCCGGACGGCGAACTCATCTGGAACGAGGGCGCCCCCGCCGACATCCCCGTCGTCGACGGCGTCCGGCTGCTGGTCCTGGACGAGCCGTCCTATCGGCGGACCTGGCCCGCGGGCCGCTTCTTCCCCGGCATGCGCGGCGACGCCCTGCTGGAGCGCGCGCTGGACCCGGAGGAGACGGAGCGCTGGTACGCCCACGTCTTGCCCGCCAAGGAGGCCACCGGCTGAACCGCCGCCTGAAGGAGGCCACCGGCTGAACCGCCGCCTGTTCGCCGTGTCCGGGAAGGCGGGTCAGCCGATCCGGGAGCCGCCGGTTCGCCGTCCCCGGAAGGGCGGGTCAGCCGATCCGGGTGCCCGTTCCGCTGACCCGGACCCTGGCGTCTCCCGCGCGCAGTTCGACGGTGAGGGTGCCGGGCCGGCCCATGTCCGCCCCCTGGTGCAGGGTCAGCACGGCCGCGTCCGGTACGAGCCCCAGCTCCCGTGCGTACGCGCCGAAGGCCGCCGCCGCCGCGCCCGTCGCCGGATCCTCGACGACCCCGCCCACCGGGAACGGGTCCCGGACGTGGAAGGTCGTGGGCCCCTCGCGCCACACCAGTTGCAGCGTGGTCAGGTCGAGCCGGTGCATCAGCGCTTCGAGGCGCGTGAAGTCGTAGTCCAGGTCGGCCAGCCGTTCCCGGGTGGCGGCGGCCAGCACCAGGTGCCGCGCCCCCGCGTAGGCGATCCGGGGCGGCACGGCCGGGTCGAGGTCGGCGGCCGCCCAGCCCAGGGCCGCCAGCGCCTCCGTCAGGTCGGCCGCCGCGGCCTCCTCGACGCGTGGGGCCACGCTGGTGAGAGTGGCGCGGAGTTCGCCGCCCTCCCGTACGACGGTCACCGGCACCGGACCCGCGGCTGTGGCGAACTCCAGCTCGCCCGGCCCGTCCCGTTCGGCCAGGGCGAGCGCCGTGGCGACCGTGGCGTGACCGCAGAAGGGCACCTCGGCCTTCGGGCTGAAGTAGCGGATCGTGTACGCGCCTTCGCCGGTCCGCTCCGTCAGGAACGCCGACTCGCTGTAGCCCAGCTCCGCCGCGACGGCGAGCATCGCCTCCTCGTCCATCCCGGAGGCGTCCAGGACGACGCCGGCGGGATTCCCGCCGGCGGGGTCGGCGGAGAAGGCGGTGTAGCGCAGGACGTCGGGCGCACGATCAGGTGTCATGCAGAGGTGCAACCGCACCGCCGCTCCCGGCATTCCCCGCCCGGAGCGGCGGCGCAGCGGTGCAGCGGTATGGCGGTATGGCGTGCGGGAGGGCCGGTCGCGACCCCCCGTTCCGCGACCGGCCCTCCCGGGGCGTGTCAGTGGCAGTTCTTGACGCCCTTGTTCGCCTTGGTGGACTTCTTCCAGGAGCAGGAGTCCTGGAGCTTCCCGTTCGGCTTGATCAGCCGCGCCTTGTCACCGGTGTTGTTCCAGACGTACGAGCCCCGGTTCCAGTGCACGGTGCCCGAGACGTTCTTGCCCTTGCCGGTGCGGAGCTTGACCGTCTTGCCCGCACCGATCGTGTAGCTGCCGAAGGTGTAGGTGTAGCCGGTGTTGTCCTTCACCTTGTAGCCCTTGAGCTGGACCTTCTTCTTGCCGTTGTTGTGGATGTTCACCCACTCGGCGTTCAGCGACTTCGTGGTCCGGTTGTCCTTGCCGGGGCCGTCGTACTGCACGGTCCCGAAGTGCAGCCCGCCCTGGTGGGCGGCGGCCGAGGCCGGTCCCGCCGTGGCGAGGAGCGAGCCGGCCAGTGCGGTGGCGGCGGCCAGGGCGATCGGCGCAGCGGTACGTATGCGCATTCGGTGTTCCTTCTGTGTTGTTCTGGTGAAGGCGTAACGAGATGCGATCATACGGACAGCACGCGCTTGCTCGGTCCAGTGCGGAGAAGTCCGCAAATTAAGCCACTTAATGGCTAGTTCGAGCAGACCTGACCACCTGTGGTCTCAACCGCGCCCGATGTACGGCATGTTCGTGGCCATGACCGTGGCGAACTGGACGTTCGCCTCCAGCGGCAGCTCCGCCATGTGCACCACCGTCCGCGCCACGTCGGACGCCGCCATCACCGGCTCCGCCGCCAGCGCGCCGTTGGCCTGGAGGATCCCGGTCGACATCCGCTCGGTCATCTCCGTCGCCGCGTTGCCGATGTCGATCTGCCCGCAGGCGATCCGGTAGGCCCGGCCGTCCAGCGACAGCGACTTCGTCAGCCCCGTCATCGCGTGCTTGGTCGCGGTGTACGCGATCGAGTGCGGGCGCGGCGCGTGGGCGGAGACCGAGCCGTTGTTGATGATCCGGCCGCCCTGCGGGTCCTGCTCCCTCATCAGCCGGTACGCCGCCTGCGCGCACAGGAACGCGCCCGTCAGGTTCACCTCGACGACCGCCCGCCAGTCCTCGACGGCCAGGTCCTCCAGCGGTACGCCGCCGGGGCCGAACGTGCCCGCGTTGTTGAACAGGAGGTCCAGCCGGCCGAACCGCTCCCGCACGGCGGTGAAGAGCGCGCCGACCTCGTCGGCGTCGGTCACGTCCGTGGTGACGCACAGCGCCTCGGTGTCCCCGGCGGCGGCCGCGGTCTCCGCCAGCGGCTCGGCCCGCCGGCCGGCGAGCGCGAGCGACCAGCCCGCGCTCGCGAGGGCGAGCGCGACGGCCCGCCCGATCCCTGATCCCGCACCCGTGACGACGGCGACTTTCCGGCCGGTCTGCTCAGTGTTCATGGCCCGGCAGCGTACGGGACGGCTCGGTGCCCGGGGCACGCGGTGCTCATCGACCCGCCATGCGGATGTTGTGCACGCGACAACGGTGCGTCGTCGCGTGCGGCTGCCATGAATCCCGACAGCATCCGGGCTGAGGAGGGGCATATGACAGCCGCACAGACCATCATGACGCCCGATCAGAGCACACGGACGAACGAACTCCGCGCCGCCGCACGGCTGCTCGAACCGGGCGTGGGACGCAGACGCTTCCTGACCGTCACCGGCGCCGCCGCCGCGCTCGCCTTCGCCGTGAACCTGCCCGCCGCCGGCACGGCGAGCGCCGCCGAACTCGACGCCCGCCGGATCGCCGAGGACCCGTTCACCCTCGGCGTCGCCTCCGGCGACCCGCAGCCCGCGTCCGTCCTCATCTGGACCCGGCTCGCGCCCCGCCCCTACGAGCCGGGCGGCGGACTGCCGCGCGGCCGGGTCGAGGTGCGCTGGGAGGTGGCCCGCGACGAGCGCTTCCGCCGTGTCGAGCGGCGCGGCTCGGCCACCGCCCACCCCGAGTTCGCCCACAGCGTCCGCGCCGAGGTCCAGGGCCTCGACTCCGGACGGGTCTACTACTACCGCTTCCGCACCGGCAGCTGGACCAGCCCGGTCGGCCGCACCCGCACCGCCCCGGCCCCCGGAGCCCGCAACAGCTCCCTGGCCCTGGCCGCCGTCTCCTGCCAGGCGTACCACGACGGCTACTTCACCGCCTACCGCCACCTCGCCGCCGAGGACGTCGACGTCGTCTTCCACCTCGGCGACTACCTCTACGAGTACGCCGTCACCGCCACCGGCGGAGCCCGCGACTACACCGACCGCAGACTCCCCGCGCACTACAACCGCGAGACGGTCACCCTGGAGGACTACCGGCTGCGCTACGCCCTCTACAAGTCCGACCCGGACCTGCGCGCCGCCCACGCCGCCCACCCCTTCGTCGTCACCTGGGACGACCACGAGACCGAGAACAACTACGCGGGCGGCACCCCCGAGAACGACGTCCCGCCCGAGGAGTTCCTGCTGCGCCGGGCCGCCGCGTACCGCGCGTACTGGGAGAACCAGCCGCTGCGCACCCCGCAGCGCCCCACCGGACCCGACATGCGGCTCTACCGCCGCCTGAAGTTCGGGCGGCTCGCCCAGTTCGACATCCTCGACACCCGCCAGTACCGCAGCGACCAGGCGTACGGCGACGGCTGGCGCACCCCGGGACCCGAGTCGGAGGACCCCGCGCGCACCATGACCGGGGCCGCCCAGGAACGCTGGCTGACCGACGGCTGGCGGGCCTCGAACGCCACCTGGAACGTCGTCCCGCAGCAGGTCACCTTCGCCCAGCGGCGCGATGTGCCCACCGACGCCTTCAAGCTCTCCATGGACTCCTGGGACGGCTACCCCGCATCCCGGCAGCGGGTGCTGGCCGGGGCCGAGGCCGCCGGGGTGGAGAACCTCATGGTCCTCACCGGCGACGTCCACGTCTCCTACGCCTTCGACCTGAAGAAGGACTTCGACGACCCCGCCTCGCGGACCGTCGGCACGGAGATCGTCACCACGTCCATCAGCAGCGGCAAGAACGGCGCGGACCGGCCCGCCAACTGGGAGAACCAGACCCGCGCCAACCCGCACCTCAAGCACTACAACGGGCGGCGCGGCTACGCGCTCGTCACCCTCGGAACGAAGGAGGCCCGCGCCGACTTCCGTACGGTGGCGGCGGTCACGACCCCCGGCGCGCCCCTCACCACAGCGGCCTCCTTCGTCACCGAGGCCGGGAACCCGGGGCTCACCCCCGCGTAACGGCCGCACGCCCGCAGAGCCGGGCTCAGCGGTCCGCCGGGTAGCGGACGCCGATACGGTCCCGTACCGCGTCGAGCGTCCGCATCACCGCCAGCGAACCCTCCAGCGGGACGAGCGGGGACTCGGTCTCGCCCGCCCGCACCGCCCGCGCCACCTCGACTGCCTCGTACTGCATGCCCGAGAGCCCCTGGGGCCCCGGACCCGAGGTGATCGTCTCCGGCTCCGCGCCCGCCCGCCGCAGGACGAAGTGGTCCGGGTGGAAGAAGTCGCGCGGGAGGTCGATCCGCCCGGCCGTGCCGATGACGGTGGCCGCCGTCGGATGGTGGCCGACGATCGAGCAGGACAGCAGCGCGGTCGCACCGGAGTCCCAGCCGAGCAGCATCCCCGTGTTCAGGTCGACGCCCTCCGGGGACAGCAGCGCGTCGGCCCGGACCCGGTCCGGCTCGCCCAGCAGCAGGTGGGCGAAGGAGACCGGATAGACGCCGAGGTCCAGCAGCGCCCCGCCGCCCAGCTCCGGATCGCGCAGCCGGTGCCCGGGAGCGACGTCGCCCGCGAAGCCGAAATCCGCCTGTACGGTACGGATCTCGCCGATCGCCCCGTCCCGGACCAGCTCGGTGAGGCGGCGGACCACCGGGTTGAGATAGGTCCACATGGCCTCCATGAGGAAGAGGCCGCGGTCCCGGGCCAACGCCACCAGCTCCTTCGCCTCCCGGCTGTTGAGCGTGAACGCCTTCTCGCACAGCACGTGCTTCCCGGCCCGCAGCGCCAGCCCGGCCGCCGCGTGGTGCGCCGAGTGCGGGGTGGCCACGTACACCACGTCCACCTCGTCGTCGGCGACCAGCTCCGCCCAGCTGCCGTAGGCCCGCCCGATCCCGTGCCGCTCGGCGAACTCCCGCGCCGAGGCCTCCGTGCGCGAGGCCACCGCCACCACCTCGGCGTCGGGGAGCCCCTGTACGTCCGCCGTGAACCTCGCGGCTATGCCGCCCGTCGCCAGAACACCCCAACGCACCGTCCCACCCATGCCCGCCACCCCAGCCCGCCCGAAAAAGGTATCGACCACTCCGGTCGAGCTGAGAGCATAGATGCGTATTCAACGATGTGGAGAAGAGAATGCCGGACAGCGGCGGCAGCCGGGCCCAGCGAGCACACATACCCACCACCGGGGCCGGGGCCGACGACCGGCAGATCCCGCACGGCGACGCGGGGGCTCTCTCCGTCGACCCCGCCGCCCCGCAGGTCACCGCCCCGGCCGGCCTTCCCGGCCCGGCGGCGAAGACCGCCCGGCGCACCGGCCTCCTGGTCACCATGGTCCTCGGCGGACTCACCGCGCTGCCGCCGCTGTCCATGGACATGTACCTCCCCGCGCTCCCCGCCGTCACCGACTCCCTCAGCGCCCCCGCCGCCACCATCCAGCTCACCCTGACCGCGTGCCTGGCCGGAATGGCGCTCGGCCAGCTCGTCGTCGGCCCCATGAGCGACCGCTGGGGCCGCCGGAAACCGCTGCTCCTCGGCATGGTCGTCTACGTCCTCGCCACCGCGATCTGCGCCCTGGCCCCCACCGCCGAACTCCTCATCGGCTTCCGCCTCCTCCAGGGGCTGGCGGGCGCGGCCGGCATCGTCATCGCCCGGGCCGTGGTGCGCGACCTCTACGACGGCGTGGAGATGGCCCGGTTCTTCTCCACCCTGATGCTGATTTCCGGCGTCGCCCCGGTCATCGCCCCCGTGATCGGCGGGCAGGTCCTGCGGATCACCGACTGGCGGGGCATCTTCGTCGTGCTGACCGCCGTCGGCATCGTGCTCACCCTGGTCGTCTGGAAATGGCTGCACGAGACGCTGCCGCCCGCCGACCGCCACACCGGCGGGGTCGCCGACGCCCTGCGCACCATGCGCGGGCTCCTCGCCGACCGGGTCTTCACCGGCTACATGGTCGCGGGCGGGCTCGCCTTCGCCGTCCTGTTCGCGTACATCGCCGCCTCCCCGTTCGTCGTGCAGGAGATCTACGGGGCCTCGCCCCAGACCTTCAGCCTGCTCTTCGGGATCAACTCGATCGGCCTGATCGCCGTCGGACAGATCAACGGCAAGCTGCTCGTCGGCCGGGTCAGCCTCGACAAGGTGCTCGGCTTCGGCCTCGCGGTGATCGTGCTGGCCGCCGTCGCGCTGCTGCTCATGACGGCCGGCGTCTTCGGCGAGGTCGGCCTCGTACCGGTCGCGGCCGGGCTCTTCGTGCTGATGTCGGCGATGGGTCTCGCGATGCCGAACACCAACGCCCAGGCGCTGATGCGCACCAAGCACGCGGCGGGCTCCGCCTCCGCGCTGCTCGGCACGTCCTCGTTCCTCATCGGCGCGGTCGCCTCCCCGCTGGTCGGCATCGCCGGCGAGGACACGGCCGTCCCGATGGCCGTGGTCCAGGTGGTGTGCGCGGTGGCGGCGGTGGCGTGCTTCCTGCTCCTGTGCCGCCCCTGGCAGCGAGCGGGCCGCGAGGCCGGCGGCCTCTGAGCCACCGCACCCCGCCGCGGGCCCGGCGCCCGCCGCGGACTCACCCGGTGCGCGGGTAGCCGATCAGATGCGTGCGGTCCTGCCGGTCGGTCCAGCGGAACACCCCGACCCCGGTCGTCTCCGTCCCCGGCAGCCGCGCGTTGCGCGACAGCCGCTCGGTGCTCCAGGTAGCGAAGTCCATCGCGACCGGGAGCCCGCCGCCGGACAGCGCCTCCGAGGCGTCGCGCGCGTTCTCGGCCCCGTACGCGATGCCGTCGTCCGTCACCGTGGCCAGCGTCAGATGGGCGGCGCCGCCCTCGTCCTCGAAGCAGCGGCCCTGCTTCGCCTCCAGATCGAAGGCCAGGTTCCCGGCGATCAGGTAGTCGCCCGAGGGGGAGAGGACCGCCTGCGGGAAGAGCCCCGGCTTTATGGCGGGCTTGTGGCACTCCACCGAGGTGAGGACCTCACCGGTCGCCGCGTCGTGCACCGCCCACAGCTCGTGGGTCGCCGCCCGCTTGGTCTTCTTCGCCGGCGCCCACTTCGCCAGCACCTGGTCCGGGGTCGTCGACGTCACCACACCGCTGCCCCTGTCGGCGCCCTTGGGCGCGACGTTCCGGCTGAACCAGCCGCCGCGCACCCAGAACTCCCGTACTCCGCCCAGCAGCAGGCCCTCGGCGGTCTGCCCGTGCACCTCGGTGAGCTGCTTGCAGGCCGGGCAGCCCCGGGGATATTTCAGCTGGTCCGCGCCCAGCTCGGACACCTCACCCGTGACCGGGTCCACCAGGGTGCTGTTCGCCTTCGCGTCGCTGATCACGATGGACGGCCCGGTCGTGTTGACAGCCGGGGCGCCGGACCACGGCACCTCGACGCGCTGCCGGTTCCCGTTCGTCACGTCGTACAGATCGAGCGCGAGGAAGGTGCTCGACGGCGACAGCCCGTCGCCGACCTTCCCGTAGGACCAGGTCACGAAGAACTGCCGGTCGCCCTTGGCGACCGTGGCGAGCCTCGGATAGTGCAGCGGGTCCGGCTGCCGCCAGGCCTTGCCGCGCCAGCCCAGCTCGCCGGTGGCCGTGTCGACGGTACGCAGCCGGTAGCGGTTGTCCTTCGTCCGCTCCAGATAGGCCAGCAGGCCCGTCGCGTGGGAGACGGCCACG from Streptomyces sp. CA-278952 carries:
- a CDS encoding glycosyltransferase family 2 protein; this translates as MSAPRIGVSIVTMGDRPQAVEALLASVAMQDVRPTRLVIIGNGTALPDFTAFPGLEDLDGGVTTIELPENLGCPGGRNAGLRRLAEIGDVDVVIELDDDGLLVEKDVFRRVRDLFAADDRLGIVGFRIADEHGETQRRHVPRLRAGDPMRGGPVTAFLGGGHAFSMKMLEQTGPWPAEFFFTHEETDLAWRALDAGWKVLYEPELLLQHPKTSPARHAVYYRMTARNRVWLARRNLPLPLVPAYLGTWTLLTLARTRDPKGLRAWAGGFAEGVRTPCGERRPMRWSTVWQMTRLGRPPVI
- a CDS encoding GNAT family N-acetyltransferase, translating into MPEPEPLTVPSMSAGPDFVLRPWEMSDLPLVREASLDPYIPLITTIPSRYSDAAAEAFVRRQWERAATGAGYPFAIVRSRDRRPVGAIGLWLRDLPEGRASLGYWLTSPARGQGVARAALRTVTGWAVRDLGVQRLQLFIEPWNTASARIAEDVGFRREGLLRGWQQVGDRRRDMTVYALLNTDGPVDGRAVTAP
- a CDS encoding MFS transporter, with the translated sequence MTRRQKLVLALLLGSQFMIAVDFSILNVALPVVGEGLGFSLAHLQWIATSFALAAAGFTLLFGRVADLVGRKNLFIGGMVVLGLSSALGGLATSPEVLLAARVLQGLATAAVTPAGLALLTTAFKEGPLRERALGLNGALMSAGFTAGAILGGLLTDLLSWRWAFFINVPVAALVVILAPSVITDSRPERRPRLDVPGAVTVTGGLLLLVLGLTQAGETGWTTPTTLASLVAGVALLIAFVRIEQRATAPLVPMHILKRRSVVWGNAAGLIAFVTETSLVFLLTLYLQEVLGYSALATGLAFGVLGVGTVVGGMLGGRAVGRFGNRRAIVLGGVVQAVATLSLVALGTSGSWIWLLLAATFVGGVGNMLMIVGFMVTATSGLPDEEQGRATGLATMTQQVGITLGIPVMSAIVTARTGAATGPDAVLSGVSTAILVNSALVLAGALLAGYFLTERNRKAAAEG
- a CDS encoding TetR/AcrR family transcriptional regulator, whose amino-acid sequence is MRPGGRTARVREAVLRAAGDALVEHGFDGLDLADVARRAGVGKTTVYRRWSAPAGLVADLLSDMAEQSLPRADTGSLAEDLRVNARLVVRALTDSRQGALFAAVIAAATCDPRTAEALHRFYAVRIGEWSGCVEVAVDRGELPAGTDPGEVIAAVSAPLYYRLLASGAPLDEAAADRAAAAAVAAAREGVFVREGGFVR
- a CDS encoding PhzF family phenazine biosynthesis protein — protein: MTPDRAPDVLRYTAFSADPAGGNPAGVVLDASGMDEEAMLAVAAELGYSESAFLTERTGEGAYTIRYFSPKAEVPFCGHATVATALALAERDGPGELEFATAAGPVPVTVVREGGELRATLTSVAPRVEEAAAADLTEALAALGWAAADLDPAVPPRIAYAGARHLVLAAATRERLADLDYDFTRLEALMHRLDLTTLQLVWREGPTTFHVRDPFPVGGVVEDPATGAAAAAFGAYARELGLVPDAAVLTLHQGADMGRPGTLTVELRAGDARVRVSGTGTRIG
- a CDS encoding lamin tail domain-containing protein; translated protein: MRIRTAAPIALAAATALAGSLLATAGPASAAAHQGGLHFGTVQYDGPGKDNRTTKSLNAEWVNIHNNGKKKVQLKGYKVKDNTGYTYTFGSYTIGAGKTVKLRTGKGKNVSGTVHWNRGSYVWNNTGDKARLIKPNGKLQDSCSWKKSTKANKGVKNCH
- a CDS encoding SDR family oxidoreductase, translated to MNTEQTGRKVAVVTGAGSGIGRAVALALASAGWSLALAGRRAEPLAETAAAAGDTEALCVTTDVTDADEVGALFTAVRERFGRLDLLFNNAGTFGPGGVPLEDLAVEDWRAVVEVNLTGAFLCAQAAYRLMREQDPQGGRIINNGSVSAHAPRPHSIAYTATKHAMTGLTKSLSLDGRAYRIACGQIDIGNAATEMTERMSTGILQANGALAAEPVMAASDVARTVVHMAELPLEANVQFATVMATNMPYIGRG
- a CDS encoding alkaline phosphatase D family protein, with translation MTAAQTIMTPDQSTRTNELRAAARLLEPGVGRRRFLTVTGAAAALAFAVNLPAAGTASAAELDARRIAEDPFTLGVASGDPQPASVLIWTRLAPRPYEPGGGLPRGRVEVRWEVARDERFRRVERRGSATAHPEFAHSVRAEVQGLDSGRVYYYRFRTGSWTSPVGRTRTAPAPGARNSSLALAAVSCQAYHDGYFTAYRHLAAEDVDVVFHLGDYLYEYAVTATGGARDYTDRRLPAHYNRETVTLEDYRLRYALYKSDPDLRAAHAAHPFVVTWDDHETENNYAGGTPENDVPPEEFLLRRAAAYRAYWENQPLRTPQRPTGPDMRLYRRLKFGRLAQFDILDTRQYRSDQAYGDGWRTPGPESEDPARTMTGAAQERWLTDGWRASNATWNVVPQQVTFAQRRDVPTDAFKLSMDSWDGYPASRQRVLAGAEAAGVENLMVLTGDVHVSYAFDLKKDFDDPASRTVGTEIVTTSISSGKNGADRPANWENQTRANPHLKHYNGRRGYALVTLGTKEARADFRTVAAVTTPGAPLTTAASFVTEAGNPGLTPA